Proteins encoded together in one Impatiens glandulifera chromosome 1, dImpGla2.1, whole genome shotgun sequence window:
- the LOC124944045 gene encoding secreted RxLR effector protein 161-like — MSEIQKLKDLLSSEFDMKDLAKALNTLAAVTDHLSAFAPQSEAEKLYMSNVPYASAEHWQAVKRIFRYLRGTSDVGLIYGSNNQCLVTGYSDSDYAVDIDGRRSMTGYVYTLVDSVVSWKATLQSTVTLSTTEAEYMTLTEAAKEGIWLKGLISDLGIHHDQNQSEEDQHTS, encoded by the exons atgtcggagattcaaaagctgaaagacCTTCTTAGTTCtgagtttgatatgaaagatctag CAAAGGCTCTCAATACTCTTGCAGCTGTTACTGATCATTTGTCTGCATTCGCACCCCAGTCTGAAGCTGAGAAGTTATACATGTCTAATGTACCGTATGCTAGTGCG gaacactggCAAGCGGTAAAACGAATATTTCGCTATCTGAGAGGCACATCCGATGTTGGTCTCATTTATGGGAGTAATAACCAGTGTCTCGTAACTGGTTATTCTGACTCAGATTATGCTGTAGATATCGATGGTAGAAGATCAATGACTGGTTATGTTTACACCCTTGTTGACTCTGTAGTTAGTTGGAAGGCAACATTACAGTCAACGGTGACGTTGTCCACTACCGAGGCTGAGTATATGACGCTAACTGAAGCAGCCAAGGAAGGTATATGGTTGAAAGGATTAATCAGTGACCTTGGTATCCATCATGATCAG AATCAAAGTGAAGAAGATCAGCACACATCATAA